From the genome of Gracilinanus agilis isolate LMUSP501 chromosome 2, AgileGrace, whole genome shotgun sequence, one region includes:
- the LOC123235906 gene encoding 60S ribosomal protein L7-like, translating into MAGTEEKKKLPSVPESLLKKRKAFAILKAKRLKKKMAIKKLRKIRRKVIYEKAKAYHKEYRQMYRSEIRLARMARKAGNYYVPAEPKLAFVIRIRGINGVSPKVRKVLQLLRLRQIFNGTFVKLNKASINMLRIVEPYIAWGYPNLKSVNDLIYKRGYGKIKKQRIALTDNALIAKSLGKYGIICMEDLIHEIYTVGKHFKAANNFLWPFKLSSPRGGMKKKTTHFVEGGDAGNREDQINRLIRRMH; encoded by the coding sequence ATGGCGggcacagaagaaaagaagaagctaCCATCTGTTCCAGAATCCCTTCTGAAAAAGCGAAAGGCCTTTGCAATACTGAAGGCCAAACGCTTGAAGAAGAAGATGGCTATAAAAAAGCTTCGAAAGATACGGAGAAAAGTAATCTATGAAAAAGCTAAAGCCTATCACAAGGAGTATAGACAGATGTACAGAAGCGAAATCCGGCTGGCTAGAATGGCACGCAAAGCTGGCAACTACTATGTACCTGCTGAACCCAAGTTGGCTTTTGTGATCAGAATCAGAGGGATCAATGGTGTTAGCCCAAAGGTCCGCAAAGTGTTGCAGCTTCTTCGTCTTCGCCAGATCTTCAATGGCACATTTGTTAAGCTTAACAAGGCTTCAATTAACATGCTGAGGATTGTGGAACCATATATTGCATGGGGTTACCCCAACCTGAAGTCTGTGAATGACTTGATTTACAAACGAGGTTATGGCAAGATCAAGAAACAGAGAATTGCCCTGACTGATAATGCCCTTATTGCAAAGTCTCTTGGTAAATATGGAATTATCTGCATGGAGGACTTGATCCATGAGATCTACACTGTTGGTAAGCACTTCAAAGCCGCCAACAACTTCCTGTGGCCCTTCAAATTATCATCTCCACGGGGTGGAATGAAGAAAAAGACTACACATTTTGTGGAAGGTGGAGATGCTGGTAACAGGGAAGACCAGATCAACAGGCTTATTAGAAGAATGCACTAA